A genomic window from Silene latifolia isolate original U9 population chromosome Y, ASM4854445v1, whole genome shotgun sequence includes:
- the LOC141632683 gene encoding uncharacterized protein LOC141632683, which translates to MAFCAQWNINLVTSTSGYPKANGQAEYSNKVVISCLKKKLKRRNGRWAEELPLVLWADWTTPKTSTGQTPYSLVYGFEVVIPEEIHVPTTRSSLNTIEENRPLLQDSLTLAEELRDAAKIIIASYQQTVARSYNKNVNIRVFKEGDLVQ; encoded by the coding sequence ATGGCTTTTTGTGCACAATGGAACAttaacctggtaacctccacgtcaggctacccaaaagccaatgGTCAGGCAGAATATAGCAACAAAGTGGTAATCAGTTGCCTGAAGAAAAAACTAAAAAGACGAAatggcagatgggctgaagaactccccttaGTCCTCTGGGCTGACTGGACCACACCTAAGACATCCACAGGCCAGACCCCttactccctggtctatggcttTGAAGTAGTAATCCCAGAAGAAATCCATGTACCAACCACCAGAAGTAGCCTGAACACTATAGAGGAGAACAGACCACTACTACAAGATAGCCTGACCCTGGCCGAAGAATTAAGAGACGCAGCCAAGATAATAATAGCTTCCTACCAgcaaacagtagccagaagctacaacaaaaatGTAAACATCAGGGTATTCAAAGAAGGGGACCTGGTCCAGTGA